The following DNA comes from Arthrobacter sp. SLBN-83.
GGATGCTTTCGCCGTTCCGGAGCTGGCCGAAATTCATCGTCATGATGTTGACTCCGGCCAAATCAACTCCGGCAGTGAGCATAGCCTCCACGCTGTTCTTTCCGGCGCTGTCGAGTCCGTCCCTTGTGACAGGCAACGTGAGCCAGACCCGAAGGGGATGTCCCGGTGGCCTGTCCGCCTGGAGCTTGGCGAAAGCCTGTGCCCTGAGCCTGGCCTTTCCGGAGCCGGCTGCCTGTCCCTCCACGTCCAGATCCACAACGTCCAGGGAGTACCGGGCGATAACAGCTTGGTAGGCATCTGCAAGAGCACCGACGTCCTGGCACCCTGCGGCCAATTCCTGCCCGCGCTGGCCGCCGAAGGAGGCGGCGACGTCGTTGCCTTCGGCACGGAAGTTCCGGATCTTTGCGTCGAGCTGCAAATTTGTCCCCGCCTCTTCCAGGCCCAGCGTTCCACCCCAAGTCGGAGTGCACGGCTCTGCCGGGTCTGCAGTAATGAAGGCAAGCACGGTCGTAGTCCTTCCTCCAGCGCCGTTTGCCAGTTCGGGACCTTGGGGGAGTGAGACGTCGAGGTACCCTCCGAACCATCCAGGGTTCGTGTTTGCCGGCGTGATTCCGCTGCCCGGCCCTGCCCCCTCCGTCGGCCCACCGCTGCAGCCGGCGAAGGTCAGGGTGGCGCAAAGAAGGACCGTGATCCAGAAGCCGGCATGTCGCGAGTTCCTCATCCGGGGCTCCCCCCTGCGGAGGTCTGGGGCAGGGGCAGTCGGTCTGCCGGGGAGGACGGCAGCGTTGCGCTGTTGGTCCGCTGGGGCTTGTACCAGCCAACGGCGGATCCCCTCAGTGCACGGATGGCTGAACCGAAGACCACGTAGGCCCGCAGGGGTTCGTAGATGATCCGGTAGAAGGGCACGATGAGCAGATGCAGTGGACTTTCGTGGACCATCAGGACGGCCACCACGGAGATGACCATATGCGTCGTCGTTACGAAGGCGGCAAACAGGGCGATGGCCTGCCATTCACCCCGTGAGAGGCTTAGGACCGCCACGCCAACAGCCAGCGGCATGAAGACCAGCGGGACCAGGACCGAGATCAAGGCGTAGGGCATGGTCAGCATGCCCAGAGCGCCGAACTTGGGGTTGAACAGCATGGAGCGGTGCTTGTAGAGCGTCTGGATGTTGCCGTAAGTCCATCTCAGGCGCTGCTTGAACAAGCCCCTGAGCGTCAGCGGGGCCTCTGTCCAGGCCACGGCTTCGTTCTCCTGGACGATGCTGTAGCCCAGTTGCTGCAGGGAGAGTGTGAGATCAGCGTCTTCGGCGAGGGTTGTGGCCGGGTACCCTCCCGCTTTGACCAATGCCTCCTTGCGCCATCCCGCGCAGGCGCCCGGGACAATGGAGATGGCTCCCATGAGACCTTCTGCCATTCGGGTAACACAGATGCCCGACAGGTATTCCAGGCTTTGCCAGCAGGCGACCAGGTTGCGCCGGTTTCCCACCTTCACGTGCCCGGCGACTGCGCCTACTTCCTTTTCTCCCCGTGGAACCATGAAGTGGCGGGCCAGCATCCTGATGGTTTGGGGTTCGAACAGGGTGTCACCATCCAGGGTCACGATGATTTGCCCGTGCGACTCGGAAATGCCGTAATTGCTTGCCGCGGGTTTGCCGCTGTTGGGCTGACTGTAAACGCGCAGCTGCGGCCAACTGTGGGCGTAATCGTTCAGGACGGCGAGTGTGCCATCCGTGGACCCGTCATTGACCGCAACCACTTCGAAGCGCGGGTAATCGCTGGCCCTGAGGGCGTCGAGTGTCTTGGTGACCACCGGCTCCTCGTTGAAGACCGGCAGAATCACGCTGACGAACGGCCAGTCCTTGGCGTGGGGAAGGTTCCACTTCCGTCTCTTCTGCCGCGCATTGTTGACGAGGGCAAGGACAACGAACAGGAACGTCAGGATGGTCAGTGAGCCGACCCCGAACCAGAACAGCCAGTTCATCACAACGTTTGGAGTAACCAGGTATGCGGTGAGGGCTCCAAGCGTCAGGTCGTCCTGGATACCTGCAGTGACGCTGCGCTGGGGGACGAATCCGGCCGGCAGCATGGGCTCCAGGGTGGTGAACCGATAGCCCTGGGCTTTTGCTTCGGGGATGAACTTTTTAAGCATCTGGATGGTCGCCGTCCGGTCCCCACCACCGTCGTGCACCAGCATGACGTGGCCCAGGCCATCCAGGTCCGGGGGAGGGATCGGGGTACCCGGGGAGTACTCCCAGTCCCGGGTATCCAGGTCCATATTGACGTGGAGGTAGCCCAGCTGCTGTGCCTGGAGCAGGGCAAGGGTGTTGTTTTCCGGATTACCCGTTGGAATCCTGAACAACCGTGAGGCGTAGTTGTCCGCGGCCCGCATCACCCGGTCCTCACCGATAATCTCCTGCCTGTTGTAGGCATCATCGTGCGCCCAAAAGTCAATGTGGCTCATGGTGTGGTTGCCCACCATGTGGCCTTCGCGGACCATCCGGCGGAAGATATCCGGGTTTTCCACGACATTTTCACCTACCGCAAAAAAGGTGGCAGGGACTCCTTCCCGTGACAGCAGGTCCAGGATTTGGGGCGTAAAGCGCGGGTCGGGCCCGTCATCGAAGGTCAGCATCAGGGTATGGTCCGGCGGGAGTCCATACGCCTCCACTGCATACGGTTTGTCACCTATGGCAGCGGCTTCCTCCGCTGTTGCCTCCCGCCACACCTGGTTACTGAAGGGGTCCTTCAGCAAATCGATGCCGTCCCGCCTTTCCACGAGGTCTATACGGTGGAAGATTTCGTTGCCTTGCTCATATCCAACGCGGGGGATATCCGTCACGTCCTGCTGCGCAAGGAGCCGGCGCGGATAGTCGGGGGATTGATTCATCGAGCCCTGCTGCAGGGGGGCGGTCGCGGCGGGGAGCACCGCGCCGAGCACCAGGACGATGGTTAGCCCCGCTGCCAGCAGGACGTTTAAAAGGCGGGGCCAGCGGGTTCCGCTGGCGTCGAAGAAGACAGGTGGCTGGACGGCTGGTAAGTGGGGGGAGAGGTTTGTCATCGGAGCCCCTGCCTGGAAACCTGCAAAGCGTCATCGATTGCGCCCGAAAGGGGCTGGTCGCCTGCTCCTCGAGCTGCTGCAAGGATCCGGTGGTGCACGCCTGCCGTTGGGCAGGCAAAACCGGCTTGACCAGCGACGACAGCCGCATGGGCCGCCGTCCTGGCTACGACGATAGGTTTGGGGGCTCAGCGCAAACACGCGTAAGGGGTACCTGAATGATTTATTAGGTGTTACCTACCTACGGCAGGGGAGGCACCCCCTGGTCCCAGCCGGAAAGACCCGGGGGAGTCAGCACAGGGCCTACTGCGCCGCTGCCTGCCGGGGTGCACAGCGGTGCACAAGCCAGCTTGCCTCCCAGCGCAGGTGGTATCCGCCGTCTCCGTCCCATTCGACGAGGACGTCGGTTACGGTATACGCGACTGCAGTTGCCGGGAGGGACCGAACCCTGACGGGCGCGGGGTGCAGGAGGATGATGGGTCTGCCTGGTGCCTGCTGCAGCGCATCCTCCCGCATTCGGGAACGGCATCCCTGGCAGGTGCCGGCGGAATGGGTGCACGCTTGCGGGCGGAGGAGTTCCTGCATGGGACGTCCTAGGGAATGAAAGGAGTACCGGGGCGCCGTCGCCGTCTGCATGAACAAGAAAGTGGTCCGGGGACCGCTTCATCGCGCCCGCGGCTGGCCCGGCCGGCCTGCCGCCATGTCCAAAAGGTTAGGACGCCCGGCCGCAGCGCGCATGGGTGGGAGCTACCCAACTTCCGTGCCGGACTCCCCGTTTTGGCCCGCCTAGAGGATAGGGATGCAGTAGGGTCGCAGCAGGAATCGAGGTCGGCCCAGCCCTACTGGAGGCACTGTGAACAAAGCCTTGTGGATATGCAGCCTGGTTGGCGCGGCCCTGGGGATAAGCCTTGGGCTGGCGTTGTTCCAATCACCATTCTGGGGTTTTGCACTGGGGCTGGGACTGGGAGCCGTGGTGGGGGCCTCCATACAACGGCGTCACTGAGCAGGACTGGCAGTCCTCATCAGCACTACTGGCGACGATGATTATTCGGTTTGGAACTATTCCGTAGTACCACTCGACGGGAAGCGTTCTGGATGCTTAGGATCTCGCCCTTTTTCGCGCCAGTACTCATCGCGCTGCCATAGCGAGAACCTGGTTACTTGGACGCAGAGTATGACAACGGCGATGCTGAAGAGGATTGTCCGAATCCAGAGCCAGGGCTCTGAATCGACACCGGCGAGGCTTAAGACGCTGGAGATCAGCATGAGGAGCGTTACTGGAAGGAACCAGC
Coding sequences within:
- a CDS encoding glycosyl hydrolase; the encoded protein is MQLDAKIRNFRAEGNDVAASFGGQRGQELAAGCQDVGALADAYQAVIARYSLDVVDLDVEGQAAGSGKARLRAQAFAKLQADRPPGHPLRVWLTLPVTRDGLDSAGKNSVEAMLTAGVDLAGVNIMTMNFGQLRNGESILTASELAAEATYRDLEELYSNAGMPKEAGKMWRNIGLTPMIGENDTEANVFTLQDAAGMNSFARDRNLGRISFWSLTRDATCHAGVEEDQRPSSSCSGIDQDAGDFARILSNGFTGNS
- a CDS encoding bifunctional polysaccharide deacetylase/glycosyltransferase family 2 protein; this encodes MTNLSPHLPAVQPPVFFDASGTRWPRLLNVLLAAGLTIVLVLGAVLPAATAPLQQGSMNQSPDYPRRLLAQQDVTDIPRVGYEQGNEIFHRIDLVERRDGIDLLKDPFSNQVWREATAEEAAAIGDKPYAVEAYGLPPDHTLMLTFDDGPDPRFTPQILDLLSREGVPATFFAVGENVVENPDIFRRMVREGHMVGNHTMSHIDFWAHDDAYNRQEIIGEDRVMRAADNYASRLFRIPTGNPENNTLALLQAQQLGYLHVNMDLDTRDWEYSPGTPIPPPDLDGLGHVMLVHDGGGDRTATIQMLKKFIPEAKAQGYRFTTLEPMLPAGFVPQRSVTAGIQDDLTLGALTAYLVTPNVVMNWLFWFGVGSLTILTFLFVVLALVNNARQKRRKWNLPHAKDWPFVSVILPVFNEEPVVTKTLDALRASDYPRFEVVAVNDGSTDGTLAVLNDYAHSWPQLRVYSQPNSGKPAASNYGISESHGQIIVTLDGDTLFEPQTIRMLARHFMVPRGEKEVGAVAGHVKVGNRRNLVACWQSLEYLSGICVTRMAEGLMGAISIVPGACAGWRKEALVKAGGYPATTLAEDADLTLSLQQLGYSIVQENEAVAWTEAPLTLRGLFKQRLRWTYGNIQTLYKHRSMLFNPKFGALGMLTMPYALISVLVPLVFMPLAVGVAVLSLSRGEWQAIALFAAFVTTTHMVISVVAVLMVHESPLHLLIVPFYRIIYEPLRAYVVFGSAIRALRGSAVGWYKPQRTNSATLPSSPADRLPLPQTSAGGSPG